Proteins encoded within one genomic window of Hermetia illucens chromosome 2, iHerIll2.2.curated.20191125, whole genome shotgun sequence:
- the LOC119649015 gene encoding uncharacterized protein LOC119649015 translates to MKMNLQKAALFLCGLLLLLWDANAQSCTSGATSPPASGDPHYYNLCSDGAEVLTECPSSTLYVQGTTNVTACLATYGGCSQTVAGCVSCQDFPWPGAAGTLTAPACSAVGPVAPYCDPSYYWFCTSIYGTAELRECPSGDGFSTLRIFGCVDWYNWNTS, encoded by the coding sequence atgaaaatgaatttaCAAAAAGCTGCACTCTTTCTTTGTGGATTACTTCTACTTCTGTGGGACGCAAATGCCCAATCCTGCACATCTGGAGCTACATCACCTCCTGCAAGTGGCGATCCTCACTACTACAATTTATGTTCCGATGGCGCAGAAGTACTCACGGAGTGTCCTTCTTCAACTTTGTATGTTCAAGGTACCACCAATGTGACAGCGTGTCTGGCTACTTACGGAGGTTGTTCTCAGACTGTAGCCGGTTGTGTTTCTTGCCAAGATTTTCCTTGGCCAGGTGCAGCTGGTACATTGACAGCACCTGCATGTTCAGCAGTTGGGCCAGTCGCACCCTATTGTGATCCGTCATATTATTGGTTTTGCACAAGCATATATGGAACTGCAGAACTGAGAGAATGCCCGTCTGGCGACGGATTTTCTACTCTTCGAATATTTGGTTGCGTTGATTGGTATAACTGGAATACATCATAG